One genomic window of Candidatus Aminicenantes bacterium includes the following:
- a CDS encoding type II toxin-antitoxin system HicA family toxin, which translates to MKRKALLKHLEKRGCLLLREGANHSVFINGNNNKISTVPRHSEINEILARKICKDLEIELP; encoded by the coding sequence ATAAAGAGAAAAGCACTCCTTAAACACCTCGAAAAGCGCGGCTGTCTACTCCTAAGGGAAGGCGCGAATCACAGCGTTTTTATTAACGGGAACAATAATAAAATTTCAACAGTCCCACGGCATTCTGAAATAAACGAGATTTTGGCAAGAAAAATCTGCAAGGATCTCGAAATCGAACTTCCTTAA
- a CDS encoding type II toxin-antitoxin system HicB family antitoxin produces the protein MSFTAVFQKVPEGYIGFVEELPGANTQGATLKETRENLKEAIRLILESNRVLAEREIVGKDVVREKLEISL, from the coding sequence ATGTCATTCACAGCGGTTTTCCAAAAAGTCCCCGAAGGCTATATCGGTTTCGTTGAAGAACTTCCCGGAGCCAATACCCAAGGTGCGACTCTCAAAGAGACACGCGAGAATCTGAAAGAGGCTATCCGGCTTATTTTGGAATCCAATCGCGTTCTTGCAGAGCGGGAAATCGTGGGCAAAGACGTGGTGCGGGAGAAGCTTGAAATCTCTTTATAA
- a CDS encoding 6-bladed beta-propeller yields MKIPAPVAMLPLVLSLALCLPVPLPAQSQADLVKTGRVQLVAEARVSDDGLPEGVLFQNPRCLAVDAKGNVYVSDMDANHIKVFGPDGKFRAVIGRAGQGPGEMQGPTHLVVSGDKLVVWEVMNRRFSILGLDGKFIKIAPAVHGGMGELQALHVLADGRFVAVVERGLPDNFQGRLPDERDEAVVLLSAELAPVSTIFERKIRNRAWTRHPETNGLIQIGFPYHPGLRADVSPDGTIAAGTAQAYEIELLDPDKGSKAVIKRAFQPIKLENRDKEAHFGQFRMNVFAEGRKSVVFKAPDYVRQFTEFPDALPPYRGMIYDGRGRLWVQLFTGDRANNVFDVFSPKGEYLNRVVLEGTAIDTTFTSPYEKAFVGDLLWRIEKDEDGYATLVKYRLTPAK; encoded by the coding sequence ATGAAAATACCCGCCCCCGTCGCGATGCTCCCGCTCGTGCTCTCGCTGGCGTTGTGCCTTCCCGTCCCTTTGCCCGCGCAAAGCCAGGCCGATCTTGTCAAAACCGGTCGAGTCCAGCTTGTGGCCGAGGCCCGCGTCTCGGACGACGGCCTGCCCGAGGGCGTGCTCTTTCAGAACCCGCGCTGCCTGGCCGTAGACGCCAAGGGGAATGTCTACGTGTCGGACATGGACGCCAACCACATTAAAGTTTTCGGCCCTGACGGCAAGTTCCGGGCCGTCATCGGCCGCGCCGGCCAGGGCCCCGGCGAGATGCAGGGACCCACGCACTTGGTCGTCTCGGGCGACAAGCTTGTCGTCTGGGAGGTTATGAACCGGCGCTTCTCGATCCTCGGCTTGGACGGGAAGTTCATCAAGATCGCGCCGGCCGTGCACGGCGGCATGGGCGAACTGCAGGCTTTGCATGTTTTGGCCGACGGCCGATTCGTCGCCGTCGTCGAGCGGGGCCTTCCCGACAATTTCCAGGGCCGCTTGCCCGACGAGCGGGACGAGGCCGTGGTTCTTCTCTCGGCCGAGCTGGCGCCTGTCTCCACGATCTTCGAGCGCAAGATCCGTAACCGGGCCTGGACCCGCCACCCGGAGACCAACGGCTTGATCCAGATCGGCTTTCCCTACCATCCGGGTTTGCGGGCCGATGTCTCGCCCGACGGGACGATCGCGGCCGGCACGGCCCAGGCCTATGAGATCGAGCTCCTCGATCCCGACAAGGGCAGCAAGGCCGTCATCAAGCGTGCTTTCCAGCCGATCAAGCTCGAGAATCGCGACAAGGAAGCCCATTTCGGCCAATTCAGGATGAACGTCTTCGCCGAAGGGCGGAAGTCGGTGGTTTTCAAGGCGCCCGATTATGTGCGGCAGTTCACCGAATTTCCCGACGCTCTGCCGCCCTACCGGGGCATGATCTACGACGGGCGTGGCCGGCTCTGGGTCCAGTTGTTCACGGGCGACCGGGCCAACAACGTCTTCGACGTCTTCTCGCCGAAAGGGGAGTACCTCAACCGCGTCGTATTGGAAGGCACGGCCATCGATACGACCTTCACGTCGCCTTACGAAAAAGCCTTCGTCGGCGATCTCCTCTGGCGGATCGAGAAGGACGAGGACGGCTACGCCACGCTGGTCAAATATCGGCTGACGCCGGCGAAGTGA